The Castanea sativa cultivar Marrone di Chiusa Pesio chromosome 11, ASM4071231v1 genome contains a region encoding:
- the LOC142617136 gene encoding homeobox-DDT domain protein RLT3 isoform X1 codes for MARKTASQLQSLQQLYLENKYPTKELMEDNAAALGLTYKQVRGWFIERRRRDKRENGSIVPSLSASSKKNPILTTRVGSGTIAARKVLKGDPLLHKAKASLSSISNRPSMVETRIPKRKRKPILLQHLFTSDYILKKVFRKEGPPLGVEFDSLPSRAFCCRTDPKKSRPSCQDNQGSGKRLKVSEQAILSHQVFNKKSAPAKKHGIGKGLMAPAKKHGIGKGLMAPAKKHGIGKGLMTQAKKHGIGKGLMTVWRATNPDGGDIPTGIDYTDSEVVVSPISTSTAPKKPQHRVKRSQQVPVAKQVKFRNKSQDRRKQSTRRREVEPNQDEHLKQPDIVKCELALEGAISRDYLNHVAMLVDDEELELQELQAGSNPLRCSDHFAANGIHGCSLCKDLLAKFPPNSVKMKHPFCTQPWDSSPEIVKKLFKVFHFLYTYAIAVDICSFTLDEFAQSFHDKDSLLLGKIHVALLKLLISEVEAELSNGYFPPHLSISCNFLALLHSAENQKVALEFWKRALNPLTWTEILRQVLVAAGFGSKQGAMRREALNKEMNLMVKYGLRPGTLKCELFKILSEQGNNGLKVSELAKSLPIAELNIASTTEELESLICSSLSSDITLFEKISSSSYRLRISSVTKEVDEFQSDTEDSGSVDDDPNDHGLCSDSDDSGCESGNSNSRKFKYMNCHKSQNNMMIVHNEIDESHPGEVWLLGLMEGEYSDLSIEEKLNALVAITDLLLAGSSFRVEDQTQAIAECAPNIHPYGSGAKLKRSSTKQHCIDRPSWGYAGQMHSIKEAYSLFKFYPVDSSVSISKSYEKERPSGEGENVKEKEVESGLHLMQSVFLGSDRRYNRYWLFLGPCSTLGPCSAYDPGHRRVYFESSEDGHWEVIDTVEDLCALLSVLDDRGKREAILIESLEKRQAFLCQAMSNKIVKSAGTRHLTQSDQSELDMVREDSCSPVSDVDNLSLTETIKDSLPSSGAVVLDVGNKGEEQQERWNRLQEFDSWIWNSFYSNLNAVKHGKRSYLDSLARCESCHDLYWRDEKHCRICHTTFELDFDLEERYAIHAATCREKEDSEILFPQHKVLSSQIQSLKAAIHAIESVMPEEALVGAWTKSAHKLWVKRLRRTSSMADLLQVLADFVGAINEDWVCECSGQQVSFNIVEETIASFASMPQTSSAVALWLVELDALIAPYLEKVRFQKKPEISTKGRCAPKQSMQLS; via the exons ATGGCAAGGAAGACGGCCTCACAACTTCAATCCCTTCAACAACTCTACTTAG AGAATAAGTATCCTACGAAAGAGTTGATGGAAGACAATGCTGCTGCTTTGGGGTTGACGTACAAGCAGGTCCGGGGATGGTTTATtgagaggaggaggagggataaaagagaaaatggaaGTATTGTACCATCACTTTCTGCTTCAAGTAAGAAAAATCCCATTCTTACTACAAGGGTTGGGTCTGGTACTATTGCTGCTAGAAAGGTACTTAAAGGAGACCCCTTGTTGCATAAGGCAAAGGCTTCTTTGTCTTCAATATCCAATCGCCCATCTATGGTTGAGACCAGGATtcctaagagaaagagaaaaccCATTCTTCTTCAGCATTTGTTTACTTCGGATTATATTCTAAAGAAAGTTTTCCGCAAGGAGGGCCCTCCGCTTGGTGTGGAATTTGACTCTCTTCCTTCTCGGGCATTTTGCTGCCGTACAG ATCCTAAAAAATCTCGTCCATCTTGCCAAGACAACCAAGGCTCAGGCAAAAGGCTTAAG GTTTCCGAGCAAGCCATCTTAAGTCACCAGGTCTTTAATAAAAAGAGTGCTCCGGCGAAGAAGCATGGTATTGGAAAAGGTTTGATGGCTCCGGCAAAGAAACATGGTATTGGGAAAGGTTTGATGGCTCCGGCAAAGAAACATGGTATTGGGAAAGGTTTGATGACTCAGGCGAAGAAACATGGTATCGGGAAAGGTTTGATGACAGTTTGGCGGGCAACTAATCCTGATGGGGGTGATATTCCTACTGGTATCGATTATACTGACAGTGAAGTGGTTGTATCTCCAATCTCAACATCTACAGCACCTAAAAAACCACAACACCGGGTGAAAAGATCACAACAAGTACCTGTGGCT aaacaGGTAAAGTTTAGAAATAAATCACAAGATAGGAGGAAACAGTCCACCAGAAGAAGAGAG GTGGAACCCAACCAGGATGAGCATCTCAAACAACCAGATATAGTAAAATGTGAACTTGCTTTGGAAGGAGCAATATCTCGAGATTACCTTAATCATGTAGCTATGCTTGTGGATGATGAAGAGCTGGAGCTGCAAGAGTTACAAGCAGGATCAAATCCACTGAGGTGTTCAGATCATTTTGCTGCTAACGGTATACATGGTTGTTCACTTTGCAAAG ATTTGCTGGCTAAGTTTCCTCCAAATTCTGTTAAGATGAAGCATCCATTCTGTACTCAACCTTGGGATTCTTCTCCAGAGATTGTCAAGAAATTGTTTAAG GTTTTCCATTTCCTTTATACTTATGCTATTGCGGTTGATATATGCTCCTTCACTCTTGATGAATTTGCTCAATCATTTCATGACAAG GATTCCCTGTTACTTGGAAAAATTCATGTGGCCCTTCTCAAGCTTCTTATATCTGAGGTAGAAGCAGAGCTTAGTAATGGATATTTTCCCCCACATTTGAGCATATCCTGCAATTTTCTTGCGTTACTTCACTCG GCTGAAAACCAAAAGGTTGCTCTGGAGTTTTGGAAGAGAGCTTTAAACCCTCTAACATGGACAGAAATATTGCGTCAAGTATTGGTTGCCGCTGGTTTTGGTTCAAAGCAAGGCGCAATGCGGAGGGAAGCCCTCAACAAG GAAATGAACCTCATGGTGAAGTATGGTCTACGGCCAGGTACTTTGAAGTGcgaattgtttaaaattttgtcaGAGCAGGGAAATAATGGGTTGAAAGTTTCTGAGTTGGCAAAGTCATTGCCG attgcTGAATTGAATATTGCCAGTACAACTGAAGAACTGGAGTCTTTAATATGTTCATCTCTTTCAAGTGATATTACATTATTTGAAAAGATTTCATCATCTTCCTATCGTCTTCGTATTAGTTCTGTTACAAAGGAAGTTGATGAATTTCAATCTGACACTGAGGACTCTGGAAGTGTTGACGATGACCCTAATGACCATGGTCTGTGTAGCGACAGCGATGATTCGGGTTGTGAATCAGGAAATTCCAATTCAAGAAAATTTAAGTATATGAACTGTCATAAAAGTCAAAATAACATGATGATTGTACACAATGAAATCGACGAAAGCCATCCAGGAGAAGTCTGGCTGTTAGGATTGATGGAAGGTGAATATTCAGATTTAAGCATTGAAGAAAAGTTGAATGCATTAGTGGCTATAACTGATCTTCTTCTTGCTGGATCCAGTTTCAGAGTAGAG GATCAAACACAAGCAATTGCTGAATGCGCACCTAACATCCATCCATATGGTTCTGGCGCAAAATTAAAGAGGTCATCAACTAAACAGCATTGCATTGACAGGCCATCTTGGGGCTATGCTGGACAAATGCATAGTATAAAAGAAGCATACtcattatttaagttttatccaGTTGATTCTTCAGTGTCAATATCAAAGTCTTATGAGAAGGAGAGGCCCTCTGGTGAAGgagaaaatgtaaaagaaaaagaagttgaGTCAggtttgcatctcatgcaatcTGTGTTTTTGGGGTCTGATCGCAGGTACAATAGATACTGGCTTTTCTTGGGCCCTTGTAGTACATTGGGCCCTTGTAGTGCATATGATCCAGGCCATCGGAGGGTTTACTTTGAATCTTCTGAAGATGGTCACTGGGAGGTGATTGATACTGTAGAG GATTTGTGTGCCTTGTTGTCAGTTTTAGATGACAGAGGTAAGCGGGAGGCTATCCTTATTGAATCTCTGGAGAAGCGACAAGCATTTCTCTGTCAAGCAATgtcaaataaaatagtaaagaGTGCTGGAACCAGACATTTGACACAGTCTGATCAATCTGAGCTGGACATGGTCAGAGAGGACAGTTGTTCTCCTGTATCTGATGTAGACAACCTAAGCCTGACTGAGACTATAAAAGATTCTTTGCCTTCATCAGGGGCTGTTGTTCTAGATGTTGGAAATAAGGGAGAAGAACAACAAGAAAGATGGAACCGACTTCAAGAATTTGATTCCTGGATATGGAATTCTTTTTACTCAAATCTTAATGCTGTAAAACATGGTAAAAGATCATATCTTGATTCACTTGCTAGGTGTGAAAGTTGTCATGATCTATATTGGAGAGATGAGAAGCACTGTAGGATATGCCATACCACATTTgagcttgattttgatttagaaGAAAGATACGCCATCCATGCAGCCACATGTAGAGAGAAAGAAGACTCTGAGATTCTGTTCCCACAGCATAAGGTTCTATCTTCACAAATCCAGTCTCTGAAAGCTGCAATCCATGCAATTGAG TCAGTCATGCCTGAAGAAGCATTGGTGGGTGCTTGGACAAAGTCTGCTCATAAGCTTTGGGTCAAAAGGCTCCGACGCACCTCTTCTATGGCCGACCTTTTGCAG GTTCTTGCTGATTTTGTTGGTGCCATCAATGAGGACTGGGTGTGTGAATGCAGTGGTCAGCAAGTTTCCTTTAATATTGTTGAAGAGACTATTGCATCCTTTGCATCTATGCCGCAAACATCATCTGCGGTTGCactttggttggtggaattggatGCCTTAATTGCTCCCTACTTGGAAAAAGTTCGTTTTCAAAAGAAGCCAGAAATCAGTACCAAAG
- the LOC142617136 gene encoding homeobox-DDT domain protein RLT3 isoform X2 — MARKTASQLQSLQQLYLENKYPTKELMEDNAAALGLTYKQVRGWFIERRRRDKRENGSIVPSLSASSKKNPILTTRVGSGTIAARKVLKGDPLLHKAKASLSSISNRPSMVETRIPKRKRKPILLQHLFTSDYILKKVFRKEGPPLGVEFDSLPSRAFCCRTDPKKSRPSCQDNQGSGKRLKVSEQAILSHQVFNKKSAPAKKHGIGKGLMAPAKKHGIGKGLMAPAKKHGIGKGLMTQAKKHGIGKGLMTVWRATNPDGGDIPTGIDYTDSEVVVSPISTSTAPKKPQHRVKRSQQVPVAVKFRNKSQDRRKQSTRRREVEPNQDEHLKQPDIVKCELALEGAISRDYLNHVAMLVDDEELELQELQAGSNPLRCSDHFAANGIHGCSLCKDLLAKFPPNSVKMKHPFCTQPWDSSPEIVKKLFKVFHFLYTYAIAVDICSFTLDEFAQSFHDKDSLLLGKIHVALLKLLISEVEAELSNGYFPPHLSISCNFLALLHSAENQKVALEFWKRALNPLTWTEILRQVLVAAGFGSKQGAMRREALNKEMNLMVKYGLRPGTLKCELFKILSEQGNNGLKVSELAKSLPIAELNIASTTEELESLICSSLSSDITLFEKISSSSYRLRISSVTKEVDEFQSDTEDSGSVDDDPNDHGLCSDSDDSGCESGNSNSRKFKYMNCHKSQNNMMIVHNEIDESHPGEVWLLGLMEGEYSDLSIEEKLNALVAITDLLLAGSSFRVEDQTQAIAECAPNIHPYGSGAKLKRSSTKQHCIDRPSWGYAGQMHSIKEAYSLFKFYPVDSSVSISKSYEKERPSGEGENVKEKEVESGLHLMQSVFLGSDRRYNRYWLFLGPCSTLGPCSAYDPGHRRVYFESSEDGHWEVIDTVEDLCALLSVLDDRGKREAILIESLEKRQAFLCQAMSNKIVKSAGTRHLTQSDQSELDMVREDSCSPVSDVDNLSLTETIKDSLPSSGAVVLDVGNKGEEQQERWNRLQEFDSWIWNSFYSNLNAVKHGKRSYLDSLARCESCHDLYWRDEKHCRICHTTFELDFDLEERYAIHAATCREKEDSEILFPQHKVLSSQIQSLKAAIHAIESVMPEEALVGAWTKSAHKLWVKRLRRTSSMADLLQVLADFVGAINEDWVCECSGQQVSFNIVEETIASFASMPQTSSAVALWLVELDALIAPYLEKVRFQKKPEISTKGRCAPKQSMQLS, encoded by the exons ATGGCAAGGAAGACGGCCTCACAACTTCAATCCCTTCAACAACTCTACTTAG AGAATAAGTATCCTACGAAAGAGTTGATGGAAGACAATGCTGCTGCTTTGGGGTTGACGTACAAGCAGGTCCGGGGATGGTTTATtgagaggaggaggagggataaaagagaaaatggaaGTATTGTACCATCACTTTCTGCTTCAAGTAAGAAAAATCCCATTCTTACTACAAGGGTTGGGTCTGGTACTATTGCTGCTAGAAAGGTACTTAAAGGAGACCCCTTGTTGCATAAGGCAAAGGCTTCTTTGTCTTCAATATCCAATCGCCCATCTATGGTTGAGACCAGGATtcctaagagaaagagaaaaccCATTCTTCTTCAGCATTTGTTTACTTCGGATTATATTCTAAAGAAAGTTTTCCGCAAGGAGGGCCCTCCGCTTGGTGTGGAATTTGACTCTCTTCCTTCTCGGGCATTTTGCTGCCGTACAG ATCCTAAAAAATCTCGTCCATCTTGCCAAGACAACCAAGGCTCAGGCAAAAGGCTTAAG GTTTCCGAGCAAGCCATCTTAAGTCACCAGGTCTTTAATAAAAAGAGTGCTCCGGCGAAGAAGCATGGTATTGGAAAAGGTTTGATGGCTCCGGCAAAGAAACATGGTATTGGGAAAGGTTTGATGGCTCCGGCAAAGAAACATGGTATTGGGAAAGGTTTGATGACTCAGGCGAAGAAACATGGTATCGGGAAAGGTTTGATGACAGTTTGGCGGGCAACTAATCCTGATGGGGGTGATATTCCTACTGGTATCGATTATACTGACAGTGAAGTGGTTGTATCTCCAATCTCAACATCTACAGCACCTAAAAAACCACAACACCGGGTGAAAAGATCACAACAAGTACCTGTGGCT GTAAAGTTTAGAAATAAATCACAAGATAGGAGGAAACAGTCCACCAGAAGAAGAGAG GTGGAACCCAACCAGGATGAGCATCTCAAACAACCAGATATAGTAAAATGTGAACTTGCTTTGGAAGGAGCAATATCTCGAGATTACCTTAATCATGTAGCTATGCTTGTGGATGATGAAGAGCTGGAGCTGCAAGAGTTACAAGCAGGATCAAATCCACTGAGGTGTTCAGATCATTTTGCTGCTAACGGTATACATGGTTGTTCACTTTGCAAAG ATTTGCTGGCTAAGTTTCCTCCAAATTCTGTTAAGATGAAGCATCCATTCTGTACTCAACCTTGGGATTCTTCTCCAGAGATTGTCAAGAAATTGTTTAAG GTTTTCCATTTCCTTTATACTTATGCTATTGCGGTTGATATATGCTCCTTCACTCTTGATGAATTTGCTCAATCATTTCATGACAAG GATTCCCTGTTACTTGGAAAAATTCATGTGGCCCTTCTCAAGCTTCTTATATCTGAGGTAGAAGCAGAGCTTAGTAATGGATATTTTCCCCCACATTTGAGCATATCCTGCAATTTTCTTGCGTTACTTCACTCG GCTGAAAACCAAAAGGTTGCTCTGGAGTTTTGGAAGAGAGCTTTAAACCCTCTAACATGGACAGAAATATTGCGTCAAGTATTGGTTGCCGCTGGTTTTGGTTCAAAGCAAGGCGCAATGCGGAGGGAAGCCCTCAACAAG GAAATGAACCTCATGGTGAAGTATGGTCTACGGCCAGGTACTTTGAAGTGcgaattgtttaaaattttgtcaGAGCAGGGAAATAATGGGTTGAAAGTTTCTGAGTTGGCAAAGTCATTGCCG attgcTGAATTGAATATTGCCAGTACAACTGAAGAACTGGAGTCTTTAATATGTTCATCTCTTTCAAGTGATATTACATTATTTGAAAAGATTTCATCATCTTCCTATCGTCTTCGTATTAGTTCTGTTACAAAGGAAGTTGATGAATTTCAATCTGACACTGAGGACTCTGGAAGTGTTGACGATGACCCTAATGACCATGGTCTGTGTAGCGACAGCGATGATTCGGGTTGTGAATCAGGAAATTCCAATTCAAGAAAATTTAAGTATATGAACTGTCATAAAAGTCAAAATAACATGATGATTGTACACAATGAAATCGACGAAAGCCATCCAGGAGAAGTCTGGCTGTTAGGATTGATGGAAGGTGAATATTCAGATTTAAGCATTGAAGAAAAGTTGAATGCATTAGTGGCTATAACTGATCTTCTTCTTGCTGGATCCAGTTTCAGAGTAGAG GATCAAACACAAGCAATTGCTGAATGCGCACCTAACATCCATCCATATGGTTCTGGCGCAAAATTAAAGAGGTCATCAACTAAACAGCATTGCATTGACAGGCCATCTTGGGGCTATGCTGGACAAATGCATAGTATAAAAGAAGCATACtcattatttaagttttatccaGTTGATTCTTCAGTGTCAATATCAAAGTCTTATGAGAAGGAGAGGCCCTCTGGTGAAGgagaaaatgtaaaagaaaaagaagttgaGTCAggtttgcatctcatgcaatcTGTGTTTTTGGGGTCTGATCGCAGGTACAATAGATACTGGCTTTTCTTGGGCCCTTGTAGTACATTGGGCCCTTGTAGTGCATATGATCCAGGCCATCGGAGGGTTTACTTTGAATCTTCTGAAGATGGTCACTGGGAGGTGATTGATACTGTAGAG GATTTGTGTGCCTTGTTGTCAGTTTTAGATGACAGAGGTAAGCGGGAGGCTATCCTTATTGAATCTCTGGAGAAGCGACAAGCATTTCTCTGTCAAGCAATgtcaaataaaatagtaaagaGTGCTGGAACCAGACATTTGACACAGTCTGATCAATCTGAGCTGGACATGGTCAGAGAGGACAGTTGTTCTCCTGTATCTGATGTAGACAACCTAAGCCTGACTGAGACTATAAAAGATTCTTTGCCTTCATCAGGGGCTGTTGTTCTAGATGTTGGAAATAAGGGAGAAGAACAACAAGAAAGATGGAACCGACTTCAAGAATTTGATTCCTGGATATGGAATTCTTTTTACTCAAATCTTAATGCTGTAAAACATGGTAAAAGATCATATCTTGATTCACTTGCTAGGTGTGAAAGTTGTCATGATCTATATTGGAGAGATGAGAAGCACTGTAGGATATGCCATACCACATTTgagcttgattttgatttagaaGAAAGATACGCCATCCATGCAGCCACATGTAGAGAGAAAGAAGACTCTGAGATTCTGTTCCCACAGCATAAGGTTCTATCTTCACAAATCCAGTCTCTGAAAGCTGCAATCCATGCAATTGAG TCAGTCATGCCTGAAGAAGCATTGGTGGGTGCTTGGACAAAGTCTGCTCATAAGCTTTGGGTCAAAAGGCTCCGACGCACCTCTTCTATGGCCGACCTTTTGCAG GTTCTTGCTGATTTTGTTGGTGCCATCAATGAGGACTGGGTGTGTGAATGCAGTGGTCAGCAAGTTTCCTTTAATATTGTTGAAGAGACTATTGCATCCTTTGCATCTATGCCGCAAACATCATCTGCGGTTGCactttggttggtggaattggatGCCTTAATTGCTCCCTACTTGGAAAAAGTTCGTTTTCAAAAGAAGCCAGAAATCAGTACCAAAG
- the LOC142617136 gene encoding homeobox-DDT domain protein RLT3 isoform X3 yields the protein MARKTASQLQSLQQLYLENKYPTKELMEDNAAALGLTYKQVRGWFIERRRRDKRENGSIVPSLSASSKKNPILTTRVGSGTIAARKVLKGDPLLHKAKASLSSISNRPSMVETRIPKRKRKPILLQHLFTSDYILKKVFRKEGPPLGVEFDSLPSRAFCCRTDPKKSRPSCQDNQGSGKRLKVSEQAILSHQVFNKKSAPAKKHGIGKGLMAPAKKHGIGKGLMAPAKKHGIGKGLMTQAKKHGIGKGLMTVWRATNPDGGDIPTGIDYTDSEVVVSPISTSTAPKKPQHRVKRSQQVPVAKQVKFRNKSQDRRKQSTRRREVEPNQDEHLKQPDIVKCELALEGAISRDYLNHVAMLVDDEELELQELQAGSNPLRCSDHFAANGIHGCSLCKDLLAKFPPNSVKMKHPFCTQPWDSSPEIVKKLFKVFHFLYTYAIAVDICSFTLDEFAQSFHDKDSLLLGKIHVALLKLLISEVEAELSNGYFPPHLSISCNFLALLHSAENQKVALEFWKRALNPLTWTEILRQVLVAAGFGSKQGAMRREALNKEMNLMVKYGLRPGTLKCELFKILSEQGNNGLKVSELAKSLPIAELNIASTTEELESLICSSLSSDITLFEKISSSSYRLRISSVTKEVDEFQSDTEDSGSVDDDPNDHGLCSDSDDSGCESGNSNSRKFKYMNCHKSQNNMMIVHNEIDESHPGEVWLLGLMEGEYSDLSIEEKLNALVAITDLLLAGSSFRVEDQTQAIAECAPNIHPYGSGAKLKRSSTKQHCIDRPSWGYAGQMHSIKEAYSLFKFYPVDSSVSISKSYEKERPSGEGENVKEKEVESGLHLMQSVFLGSDRRYNRYWLFLGPCSTLGPCSAYDPGHRRVYFESSEDGHWEVIDTVEDLCALLSVLDDRGKREAILIESLEKRQAFLCQAMSNKIVKSAGTRHLTQSDQSELDMVREDSCSPVSDVDNLSLTETIKDSLPSSGAVVLDVGNKGEEQQERWNRLQEFDSWIWNSFYSNLNAVKHGKRSYLDSLARCESCHDLYWRDEKHCRICHTTFELDFDLEERYAIHAATCREKEDSEILFPQHKVLSSQIQSLKAAIHAIESVMPEEALVGAWTKSAHKLWVKRLRRTSSMADLLQVLADFVGAINEDWVCECSGQQVSFNIVEETIASFASMPQTSSAVALWLVELDALIAPYLEKVRFQKKPEISTKENCLSCSDV from the exons ATGGCAAGGAAGACGGCCTCACAACTTCAATCCCTTCAACAACTCTACTTAG AGAATAAGTATCCTACGAAAGAGTTGATGGAAGACAATGCTGCTGCTTTGGGGTTGACGTACAAGCAGGTCCGGGGATGGTTTATtgagaggaggaggagggataaaagagaaaatggaaGTATTGTACCATCACTTTCTGCTTCAAGTAAGAAAAATCCCATTCTTACTACAAGGGTTGGGTCTGGTACTATTGCTGCTAGAAAGGTACTTAAAGGAGACCCCTTGTTGCATAAGGCAAAGGCTTCTTTGTCTTCAATATCCAATCGCCCATCTATGGTTGAGACCAGGATtcctaagagaaagagaaaaccCATTCTTCTTCAGCATTTGTTTACTTCGGATTATATTCTAAAGAAAGTTTTCCGCAAGGAGGGCCCTCCGCTTGGTGTGGAATTTGACTCTCTTCCTTCTCGGGCATTTTGCTGCCGTACAG ATCCTAAAAAATCTCGTCCATCTTGCCAAGACAACCAAGGCTCAGGCAAAAGGCTTAAG GTTTCCGAGCAAGCCATCTTAAGTCACCAGGTCTTTAATAAAAAGAGTGCTCCGGCGAAGAAGCATGGTATTGGAAAAGGTTTGATGGCTCCGGCAAAGAAACATGGTATTGGGAAAGGTTTGATGGCTCCGGCAAAGAAACATGGTATTGGGAAAGGTTTGATGACTCAGGCGAAGAAACATGGTATCGGGAAAGGTTTGATGACAGTTTGGCGGGCAACTAATCCTGATGGGGGTGATATTCCTACTGGTATCGATTATACTGACAGTGAAGTGGTTGTATCTCCAATCTCAACATCTACAGCACCTAAAAAACCACAACACCGGGTGAAAAGATCACAACAAGTACCTGTGGCT aaacaGGTAAAGTTTAGAAATAAATCACAAGATAGGAGGAAACAGTCCACCAGAAGAAGAGAG GTGGAACCCAACCAGGATGAGCATCTCAAACAACCAGATATAGTAAAATGTGAACTTGCTTTGGAAGGAGCAATATCTCGAGATTACCTTAATCATGTAGCTATGCTTGTGGATGATGAAGAGCTGGAGCTGCAAGAGTTACAAGCAGGATCAAATCCACTGAGGTGTTCAGATCATTTTGCTGCTAACGGTATACATGGTTGTTCACTTTGCAAAG ATTTGCTGGCTAAGTTTCCTCCAAATTCTGTTAAGATGAAGCATCCATTCTGTACTCAACCTTGGGATTCTTCTCCAGAGATTGTCAAGAAATTGTTTAAG GTTTTCCATTTCCTTTATACTTATGCTATTGCGGTTGATATATGCTCCTTCACTCTTGATGAATTTGCTCAATCATTTCATGACAAG GATTCCCTGTTACTTGGAAAAATTCATGTGGCCCTTCTCAAGCTTCTTATATCTGAGGTAGAAGCAGAGCTTAGTAATGGATATTTTCCCCCACATTTGAGCATATCCTGCAATTTTCTTGCGTTACTTCACTCG GCTGAAAACCAAAAGGTTGCTCTGGAGTTTTGGAAGAGAGCTTTAAACCCTCTAACATGGACAGAAATATTGCGTCAAGTATTGGTTGCCGCTGGTTTTGGTTCAAAGCAAGGCGCAATGCGGAGGGAAGCCCTCAACAAG GAAATGAACCTCATGGTGAAGTATGGTCTACGGCCAGGTACTTTGAAGTGcgaattgtttaaaattttgtcaGAGCAGGGAAATAATGGGTTGAAAGTTTCTGAGTTGGCAAAGTCATTGCCG attgcTGAATTGAATATTGCCAGTACAACTGAAGAACTGGAGTCTTTAATATGTTCATCTCTTTCAAGTGATATTACATTATTTGAAAAGATTTCATCATCTTCCTATCGTCTTCGTATTAGTTCTGTTACAAAGGAAGTTGATGAATTTCAATCTGACACTGAGGACTCTGGAAGTGTTGACGATGACCCTAATGACCATGGTCTGTGTAGCGACAGCGATGATTCGGGTTGTGAATCAGGAAATTCCAATTCAAGAAAATTTAAGTATATGAACTGTCATAAAAGTCAAAATAACATGATGATTGTACACAATGAAATCGACGAAAGCCATCCAGGAGAAGTCTGGCTGTTAGGATTGATGGAAGGTGAATATTCAGATTTAAGCATTGAAGAAAAGTTGAATGCATTAGTGGCTATAACTGATCTTCTTCTTGCTGGATCCAGTTTCAGAGTAGAG GATCAAACACAAGCAATTGCTGAATGCGCACCTAACATCCATCCATATGGTTCTGGCGCAAAATTAAAGAGGTCATCAACTAAACAGCATTGCATTGACAGGCCATCTTGGGGCTATGCTGGACAAATGCATAGTATAAAAGAAGCATACtcattatttaagttttatccaGTTGATTCTTCAGTGTCAATATCAAAGTCTTATGAGAAGGAGAGGCCCTCTGGTGAAGgagaaaatgtaaaagaaaaagaagttgaGTCAggtttgcatctcatgcaatcTGTGTTTTTGGGGTCTGATCGCAGGTACAATAGATACTGGCTTTTCTTGGGCCCTTGTAGTACATTGGGCCCTTGTAGTGCATATGATCCAGGCCATCGGAGGGTTTACTTTGAATCTTCTGAAGATGGTCACTGGGAGGTGATTGATACTGTAGAG GATTTGTGTGCCTTGTTGTCAGTTTTAGATGACAGAGGTAAGCGGGAGGCTATCCTTATTGAATCTCTGGAGAAGCGACAAGCATTTCTCTGTCAAGCAATgtcaaataaaatagtaaagaGTGCTGGAACCAGACATTTGACACAGTCTGATCAATCTGAGCTGGACATGGTCAGAGAGGACAGTTGTTCTCCTGTATCTGATGTAGACAACCTAAGCCTGACTGAGACTATAAAAGATTCTTTGCCTTCATCAGGGGCTGTTGTTCTAGATGTTGGAAATAAGGGAGAAGAACAACAAGAAAGATGGAACCGACTTCAAGAATTTGATTCCTGGATATGGAATTCTTTTTACTCAAATCTTAATGCTGTAAAACATGGTAAAAGATCATATCTTGATTCACTTGCTAGGTGTGAAAGTTGTCATGATCTATATTGGAGAGATGAGAAGCACTGTAGGATATGCCATACCACATTTgagcttgattttgatttagaaGAAAGATACGCCATCCATGCAGCCACATGTAGAGAGAAAGAAGACTCTGAGATTCTGTTCCCACAGCATAAGGTTCTATCTTCACAAATCCAGTCTCTGAAAGCTGCAATCCATGCAATTGAG TCAGTCATGCCTGAAGAAGCATTGGTGGGTGCTTGGACAAAGTCTGCTCATAAGCTTTGGGTCAAAAGGCTCCGACGCACCTCTTCTATGGCCGACCTTTTGCAG GTTCTTGCTGATTTTGTTGGTGCCATCAATGAGGACTGGGTGTGTGAATGCAGTGGTCAGCAAGTTTCCTTTAATATTGTTGAAGAGACTATTGCATCCTTTGCATCTATGCCGCAAACATCATCTGCGGTTGCactttggttggtggaattggatGCCTTAATTGCTCCCTACTTGGAAAAAGTTCGTTTTCAAAAGAAGCCAGAAATCAGTACCAAAG